The Leptospiraceae bacterium genome includes the window AGTCTGTAACCAAAAAGATGTTCCATAAAAAATTTGAAATTCACTTTCATTTTGCTGTTTAAGATATTTATTAAAAAGTACAGAGATTGGAATTTCAAATTGATTATCAGGGTAATGTAAATAGTTTATCAATTGTTGAAAACTCGATTGGAACAAACCACTGAATAAAGTCTTAACATTTCCTACTAAAACTTCCTTTTGAAAATCAGATACGTCAGTTGAAGAGGTAAATGGCAAATCAAGTGTTTCTAGTTTCCAATCTTCTCTAACAATTGTAAAACATACATATCCAGGATGATCGATTATAGCCTGTCTTTTTTTAATATCTTCTGGAAAATTAAAGTGCGGATACAGGTGAAAACTTACTCCATCGATAAAAGCTGCCACTTTTTTACGATTAGGTGCATTAATCGGTTCAAAGACAAAATCGGGTACCGATTCCAGTTTTACACCCTCTCCAAAACCCAATCTCCTTTTTGCAACCATTCTCCATTTAGGAGAATTATTACCAAAATCAAATTGTGCCCCGGAACTACCTGATTCAATTGTGTTTTTCCAATTTCCATTATTTTCTTTAATAAATGTTTTCAGGTGAATGAGGAAATTTTTTTCTAAAGCACTATCAATTAATTCTTCATCTCCGATAGATTCCAATGAATCTAAGTATTTTCTTTTTTTACAGGAATCTATAATTCTTTCTAATAACTGAATTCCTTTATTTCTACTTATTTCATGAAAAGAATATTGCATATCATACGAACGAATGCATCTGTAACAACCATCCGGATCAGGGTTTTCTTCTGAATGAACTTGTGTTCCACATTCACAATCAACTAAATGATAGTATGCTTTTTGAAAAATTTCTAACAAACCTTCTCCAACAATTCCATCAGAAGACTTTTCATCATATAGAGTTTTTAGATATCCAGTACCACCGGGAACTGCATCCATGAGTACCAGATAATGTTTTGCGAAAACATTATCTGGATCAGGAATTTTTTGTGTATCAATGATGATATGAGCTGGATTTCCTCCAAACTTTTTTCGTAGTCCCAATTTAATACAAGCAATCATTGTCTTTAAATTTTCTTCTACAAGTTCGGGAAGTACCATTCGGATTGCTTCTGATTCTAATTCCCTATAAAGAAAGATATTTTGAAATCCATCCTTTTCTTCTTTTTGGCTTCTTCTTTCTTTTCTTTCTATTTCTTGTCTGAATCTACAAAACTTTCTATGAAAATTTAATTTATTTTCTACTTTATATTGACCGATAGGCGGAAGAGCAGCACCACAAATAGGACAAATCGAAAATCCTTCTGGAATAAAAGTATTTGCCTGAAAAGAAATGATAGCTTTCTCTTGGGAATAACCGGCATTTACATCTAACAGTTTTATTCTTTCTAAAAATTCTAGACCAAAACTTCCTTCCTGATAACCTACTGGGTTGATTGGTTTTTCTAAGGTGGAATCAAAAATACGGACTATACTATAAAACATTTTTTCCCTTTCTTCCTTGCTATCCCCATGAAAACTTGTTTCAGGATCGACGATTGAAATAGCTGCTGATTTGGGAAGTGAGAGGAAAATTTGTTTTTGCCCCTGCTCATTTAAAGAATTGGGTCGATCGGAAGGATATCTACATTGAGGACAAATGTCTGGTAATTTCTTTTGTTCATGATCATTCCACAAAAAGCCACAATTCCCACAAATACGTTTGGATTCAAGTAAGTCGGATTCATTCCTTGACATTTGCAAATGGTTGATTGGAAAATTTCTTTTGTCTGTATAAAAATGATTATAAGGAGCAAGTTCTCGAATTGCTTGACTGGATGGTCGAAAGATAGGCGCAATACTTTGCTGGGAATTATCTTCTACACTAATAACAGCTCCTTCAAATTGAACTCCTTTTTCAGGGAAAGCATAATTAGGTAAAACTCCTTCATTGGTTAGAACCTCTAAAGTGAGAATTTGTTTATAAGAATTTCTTTTCCCCTCTATGTATCTTTTCTCAAACTCCCATTCTTTTATTTGATCGACTGAGACAGATGTATCATTCAATTTGGATTTAATCGTTGTTAACTGAGAATCTAATTGCTTTAATTTATCAATGTAGATTAAACGTATTTTTTCTAATTCTTCTGAAAGAAATGTAGGTTTACAAAAATGTTTTAATTTATCCAGAGTTGGATCACTTAACGTTGGAAAAAGAGTTAAAAACTTTTCATATAAGATCGAGTGATTCTCTACTACCCATTTTAAAAACAATTTAATTCCACTTTCTTTACTTTCCATATCCTTTAAAAAATTCGAAATGGTTCCAGGAATTTCCGACCAAATAGAATCAGCAGTTGCTCTATCCATGCAATATCCATGAAATTGTCTTGCAAGTACGGCGGGAGCATTTAGCCATATACCGGGCGATTGAACTTTTCCATTGAGTAAATCTTTCGGACGGGAATAAAAAAATAAATCATGCTCCTTATGATTTACAATTCCCAAAATCAAAGCAGATCCTGTTGATCTTCCTGCTCTACCAATTCTTTGTAGATAATTCGAAGTAGAAGGTGGAATTGAACAAAGCATGGTTGCTGACAAGTCTCCAATATCAATACCCATTTCTAAAGTGCTTGTGCAAGTTAGGACATTCGGATCATCGGGTGCAGTTCTAGAAATAAAAGAATTCTCTCTTTTCTCTCTTTCTTCATTTCCTAAAAGCCCTGTGTGCTCCGAAGCTACAACTCTTCGAATTGCTCCGGAAAGATATTTTTTTCGGTAATAATCTTGCCGTTTAGTGGAAGGAAGAACTGAATAAACACCATTAGCCCCTCTATATTCCATAGAAACACTTCCTTCCCAAATATCTAAATCAGTCTTTGAGACAACAAAAGTATTTTCTGTCTTGGTACATTGTAATTGAACTACTTCATTTGTTAAATACGCATTATCCGCATTTGCACAATAATAGGAATTTCTAGCGGACTCATCTAATTTGATTAATAATTTCTGTTCTACACAGGAATCTAAAAATAACTTTTTTAAGTCATTTAATTCAATATTGCTTATATTATTTATTAAATTTAATTTTAAGGATCGTTTTGTCCATACATCAAACCAAGAAAGATTTAAGTCATTGAGAGACTCGGAGAAAACAGAGATTAGCTCCCTTCCTTCTTCTTTAGTTTGAGAAAGTAGAGAAGGAGCACTAATTCCACGAGAAGGAAAATATTCTCTCCCTTCCATACTTTTTCCAAAAGGACGTTTTCCCCAAAAATTATTTTTAGCAAGAGGAATTAAAAAGGGATGAAATATACCACCTCTTTTTTTTAACCTCTGCAAAACTCCACTGATCCAAAGTAAAATATCTCTTTCGTTTATAGATTTAAGTAGAGGAGAAATTTTTTCTAAACGATTGTAAATACTTGAACTGACTAAATCTAAAACCTTTCTATCCCAAAAAATGGTTGAGCCTAAAGACCATTCTACCGATCTTCCCGAAAAAATAGTAGAGCTATATTCATTTAAAATACTCCAACTTATCCTTTCAAAAATTTTACCCAATATTTCGTCTGAAAATTTTCCATTAAAATTTTCTCTGGCAAACACCCAATCTTTCCATTTTTCTAAATCAGGTGGAATCAATATATATAGCATTAAAATTTTTATTTTTATCGGAAAACTCATAAATATTATTTTCTAAATATAAAACCAATTCCTTCTTTGCCTCGATTAAACGAAGAGGTCTCGAAAAAGATTGGATCATCATTTGTAGAGCTGTTCTAAAGGTAAAATTATAATTTCTAGATGAAAAATATCCAGCTTTATGAGAAGCATCTTGGACGTTATCCGTAAAAGCTAAAAGTTTAGCATCATTGTTTAACCGTGAGCCAAAGATTTCATCAATTGCAAGAGACGATAGCGTGGAAGACTGAAGTCCAATAGGGGTAGGTCCGATAAAAGATTCACAATCAGGACAAACCTGTTTTCCAACTACAGTTCCATTTTCTAATTCTTTTGTTCTACAATTTACTCGAACTAAATAACTATCCTCAACAATTTCAAATTCTCTGTTATCTTGTCTTCGGAAAATGATTCCTTTGGAAGGAGAAAATAAATAGTCATTTACTTTATCTGATTCTTCCTTCTCCTTCAGCTTTCTAAAAAGAAAAATACTTATCTCTTTGTTCTCTATTTTTTCCTTCAGAAAATTTTGCGTAGATTTCTTTATGTTTACCATAAGGAACTA containing:
- a CDS encoding DUF1998 domain-containing protein, which codes for MSFPIKIKILMLYILIPPDLEKWKDWVFARENFNGKFSDEILGKIFERISWSILNEYSSTIFSGRSVEWSLGSTIFWDRKVLDLVSSSIYNRLEKISPLLKSINERDILLWISGVLQRLKKRGGIFHPFLIPLAKNNFWGKRPFGKSMEGREYFPSRGISAPSLLSQTKEEGRELISVFSESLNDLNLSWFDVWTKRSLKLNLINNISNIELNDLKKLFLDSCVEQKLLIKLDESARNSYYCANADNAYLTNEVVQLQCTKTENTFVVSKTDLDIWEGSVSMEYRGANGVYSVLPSTKRQDYYRKKYLSGAIRRVVASEHTGLLGNEEREKRENSFISRTAPDDPNVLTCTSTLEMGIDIGDLSATMLCSIPPSTSNYLQRIGRAGRSTGSALILGIVNHKEHDLFFYSRPKDLLNGKVQSPGIWLNAPAVLARQFHGYCMDRATADSIWSEIPGTISNFLKDMESKESGIKLFLKWVVENHSILYEKFLTLFPTLSDPTLDKLKHFCKPTFLSEELEKIRLIYIDKLKQLDSQLTTIKSKLNDTSVSVDQIKEWEFEKRYIEGKRNSYKQILTLEVLTNEGVLPNYAFPEKGVQFEGAVISVEDNSQQSIAPIFRPSSQAIRELAPYNHFYTDKRNFPINHLQMSRNESDLLESKRICGNCGFLWNDHEQKKLPDICPQCRYPSDRPNSLNEQGQKQIFLSLPKSAAISIVDPETSFHGDSKEEREKMFYSIVRIFDSTLEKPINPVGYQEGSFGLEFLERIKLLDVNAGYSQEKAIISFQANTFIPEGFSICPICGAALPPIGQYKVENKLNFHRKFCRFRQEIERKERRSQKEEKDGFQNIFLYRELESEAIRMVLPELVEENLKTMIACIKLGLRKKFGGNPAHIIIDTQKIPDPDNVFAKHYLVLMDAVPGGTGYLKTLYDEKSSDGIVGEGLLEIFQKAYYHLVDCECGTQVHSEENPDPDGCYRCIRSYDMQYSFHEISRNKGIQLLERIIDSCKKRKYLDSLESIGDEELIDSALEKNFLIHLKTFIKENNGNWKNTIESGSSGAQFDFGNNSPKWRMVAKRRLGFGEGVKLESVPDFVFEPINAPNRKKVAAFIDGVSFHLYPHFNFPEDIKKRQAIIDHPGYVCFTIVREDWKLETLDLPFTSSTDVSDFQKEVLVGNVKTLFSGLFQSSFQQLINYLHYPDNQFEIPISVLFNKYLKQQNESEFQIFYGTSFWLQTLNKNLYHLYLIDAVTEESLEELKIAWRAFWRFANILQFVKVILASKSQVIDSHKTNMDTISFREISIADKNNPWSQIQKSSLPLLQEFLKMCSEANLPIPEMEYFPEGIEDYNAEYAWVNKRVCILVGDNEMYKSNWEDDGWKVFLSKEVENKFSEIKKMFIHE